One window from the genome of Mycolicibacterium gadium encodes:
- a CDS encoding RNA-binding protein, translated as MSSVVVDAVEHLVRGIVDNPDDVRVDMVTSRRGRTVEVHVHPDDLGKVIGRGGRTATALRTLVAGIGGRGIRVDVVDTDQ; from the coding sequence GTGAGCTCAGTCGTCGTCGACGCCGTCGAGCACCTGGTTCGCGGAATCGTGGACAACCCCGACGATGTCCGGGTCGACATGGTCACGAGTCGCCGCGGGCGCACCGTCGAGGTACACGTCCATCCGGACGACCTCGGCAAGGTCATCGGCCGCGGCGGACGCACCGCGACCGCGCTGCGCACGCTGGTGGCGGGCATTGGCGGCCGCGGGATCCGCGTCGACGTGGTGGACACCGACCAGTAG
- the rpsP gene encoding 30S ribosomal protein S16: MAVKIKLTRLGKIRNPQYRIAVADARTRRDGRSIEVIGRYHPKEDPSLIEIDSERAQYWLGVGAQPTEPVLQLLKITGDWQKFKGLPGAEGTLKVKEPKPSKLDLFNAALAEAEGAPSGEATQPKKKKAPAKKAAEKAETADEAPAEAAAEGAEATPAAAAPESSES; the protein is encoded by the coding sequence ATGGCTGTCAAGATCAAGCTGACTCGGCTTGGCAAGATCCGCAATCCCCAGTACCGCATCGCCGTCGCTGACGCGCGCACCCGCCGTGACGGCCGGTCGATCGAGGTCATCGGCCGGTATCACCCGAAGGAAGATCCGAGCCTCATCGAGATCGACTCCGAGCGGGCCCAGTACTGGCTGGGCGTGGGCGCCCAGCCCACCGAGCCCGTCCTGCAGCTGCTGAAGATCACCGGCGACTGGCAGAAGTTCAAGGGTCTGCCCGGTGCCGAGGGCACACTGAAGGTCAAGGAACCCAAGCCCAGCAAGCTGGACCTCTTCAACGCGGCCCTGGCCGAAGCCGAGGGCGCACCGTCGGGCGAGGCGACGCAGCCCAAGAAGAAGAAGGCGCCTGCCAAGAAGGCCGCCGAGAAGGCCGAGACGGCTGATGAGGCGCCCGCCGAGGCCGCCGCCGAGGGTGCCGAGGCCACGCCGGCCGCGGCCGCACCCGAGTCCTCCGAAAGCTGA